The genomic region CTGCCACCAGGCGGCGGTCAGCCCGGCGGGCCGGGCCAGTTCCTCCGCCACGGCGAGGAACTGGCCGTTGAGCCGGAACACCCCGAGGGCGCTGCGGCTGAGCAGGTCCTGACGCTCCCGGCTCATGCCGCCCCGGCCTTCTCCAGCACGGCGTACGCCGCCGCGTCGGAGTCGTGGAACAGCCGGTACCAGGCGTCGAGCACCTCGCCCTCGTACACCCCGAGCAGCCGGAAGATCTCCCGGGCGAACGCGACAGGCTCGGTCGGGCCCGCGGTGACGAGGTTTCCGTCGGTGACGGCGTCGGTCTCGACGTAGCGCTCGCCGCCCGCGTAGCCGGTCGCGGCCAGGTAGAAGGAGACCGCGCTGGTGTGGTCGCGGTGGTCGAGCAGGCCCTCGCGGGCGAGCCCGGCGGTGGCCCCGCAGATCGCGGCGACCGGCACGCCCGCGTCGAGGAACGCCCGGGCCTTGCGGGCGAAGGGTGCCAGGTCGTCGGACGTGTCCCAGAGGTCGGCGCCCGGGA from Streptomyces chartreusis NRRL 3882 harbors:
- a CDS encoding type 1 glutamine amidotransferase family protein, with the protein product MNAIADRKPVHLAVYDTLADWETGHATAHLARAGFRIRTVGPSTAPVTSIGGLRIQPDTALDDVRPEDSSLLILPGADLWDTSDDLAPFARKARAFLDAGVPVAAICGATAGLAREGLLDHRDHTSAVSFYLAATGYAGGERYVETDAVTDGNLVTAGPTEPVAFAREIFRLLGVYEGEVLDAWYRLFHDSDAAAYAVLEKAGAA